A stretch of the Rosa rugosa chromosome 5, drRosRugo1.1, whole genome shotgun sequence genome encodes the following:
- the LOC133709199 gene encoding probable aldo-keto reductase 2, whose product MAGMRRMKLGSQGLEVSAQGLGCMGMSAYYGPPKPEADMIKLIHHAVDSGVTFLDTSDVYGPHTNEILLGKALSGGVRDKVELATKFGGSFADNKPVIRGEPAYVRAACEGSLKRLGVDSIDLYYQHRIDTSVPTEVTVGELKKLIEEGKIKYIGLSEASASTIRRAHAVHPITAVQLEWSLWSRDVEEEIIPTCRELGIGIVAYSPLGRGFLSSGANFIENLPNDDFRKNMPRFQAENLEHNKTIFERVSDLAARKGCTPSQLALAWVHHQGNDVCPIPGTTKIENFNQNIQALSVKLTPEEMAELESFASADAVKGDRYQTGFSTWRDSDTPQLSSWKAT is encoded by the exons ATGGCGGGCATGAGGAGGATGAAGCTCGGGTCACAAGGCCTGGAGGTCTCAGCTCAAGGACTGGGCTGCATGGGCATGTCAGCCTACTATGGGCCCCCGAAGCCCGAAGCCGACATGATCAAGCTCATCCACCATGCCGTCGACTCCGGCGTCACCTTCCTCGACACCTCCGACGTGTACGGTCCCCACACCAACGAAATTCTCCTCGGCAAG GCTTTGAGTGGAGGGGTGAGAGACAAGGTTGAATTGGCCACCAAATTCGGTGGCAGCTTTGCGGACAACAAACCCGTGATTCGAGGCGAGCCGGCATATGTGAGAGCTGCTTGTGAAGGAAGCTTGAAGCGGCTCGGTGTCGATTCTATTGATCTCTATTATCAGCATCGGATTGACACCAGTGTCCCCACTGAAGTCACG GTGGGGGAGCTGAAGAAGCTAATTGAAGAGGGTAAAATAAAGTACATTGGTCTGTCTGAGGCGTCAGCTTCAACAATAAGAAGAGCCCACGCAGTTCATCCAATAACTGCTGTGCAGCTGGAGTGGTCCTTGTGGTCAAGAGACGTAGAGGAAGAAATAATCCCTACTTGTCG GGAACTTGGCATTGGCATTGTTGCATACAGTCCTCTAGGAAGAGGATTCTTATCATCCGGGGCAAATTTCATCGAAAATCTTCCCAATGATGATTTTCGAAAG AATATGCCCAGGTTCCAAGCTGAAAACCTAGAGCATAATAAAACAATATTTGAGCGAGTAAGTGATCTTGCAGCAAGGAAGGGTTGCACCCCATCTCAACTAGCTCTGGCCTGGGTTCATCACCAAGGAAATGATGTGTGCCCTATACCCGGAACCACCAAGATTGAGAATTTTAACCAGAACATTCAGGCTCTGTCTGTGAAACTGACACCAGAAGAAATGGCTGAGCTTGAatcttttgcttctgcagatGCTGTTAAGGGCGACAGATATCAGACTGGCTTCAGTACTTGGAGGGACTCTGACACTCCACAACTGTCTTCATGGAAAGCCACATAA